In Flavobacterium sp. N3904, one DNA window encodes the following:
- a CDS encoding lipopolysaccharide biosynthesis protein, with translation MKLLKKIASSPSILVFADQAISSGTTFLLTLFLAQKLDNRSFGAFSAIVLVSYLVMSITNALLIQPFQVSISKITEKKQYQVFLTYGLCALSVLLFLVIQFTVLFLAHTNEYRINVYAISCFILGFIANDFFRKLLLGINKVKIVFAMDFIFLMLILIVFCWDETILLPNVLWIIGLSNLITALPGICFIAKNFERPISWKSFLSHHFAQGKWLFSVALLQWCSSNFFVLVSGIYLGIEALGALRLVQSFFGILNVGLQTVENYFLPKVAAIYNENNAKAKKYLIEITAFGAVFFAVLLSVFFIFSKEIIVLVGGQKYQNYGYVVRIMSVLYFFIFLSYPVRIAVRILVLNKIFFFGYVLSFVSSLLSFHFLLNSFGLYGAVSGLILNQIIMILFWQNQLKKNQFQLWK, from the coding sequence ATGAAACTACTAAAAAAAATAGCGTCATCTCCCTCAATTTTGGTTTTTGCAGACCAGGCCATTAGCAGCGGAACTACTTTTTTGCTGACTCTGTTTTTGGCTCAAAAACTAGACAATAGAAGTTTTGGTGCGTTTTCTGCGATTGTTTTAGTGAGTTATTTAGTAATGAGTATTACAAATGCTTTATTGATTCAACCGTTTCAGGTTTCCATATCTAAAATAACAGAGAAGAAACAATATCAGGTTTTCTTAACGTATGGATTGTGTGCACTGTCTGTTTTGCTGTTTTTGGTTATCCAATTTACAGTGTTGTTTTTGGCTCACACCAATGAATATCGCATTAATGTTTATGCCATTAGCTGTTTTATATTGGGTTTTATTGCAAATGATTTTTTTCGAAAATTACTTTTAGGCATCAACAAAGTAAAAATTGTTTTTGCCATGGATTTCATTTTTTTAATGTTGATTTTAATTGTTTTTTGTTGGGATGAGACAATCCTATTACCAAATGTTCTTTGGATAATTGGATTGTCAAATCTTATTACTGCGCTACCGGGAATTTGCTTTATTGCTAAAAACTTTGAGCGACCAATTTCTTGGAAATCATTCTTAAGCCATCATTTTGCTCAGGGCAAATGGTTGTTTAGTGTGGCACTTTTGCAATGGTGTTCCAGCAACTTTTTTGTATTGGTTTCGGGTATTTATTTAGGAATTGAAGCACTTGGAGCCTTGCGGTTGGTACAGTCATTCTTTGGAATCCTGAATGTGGGATTACAAACAGTCGAAAACTATTTTTTACCAAAAGTGGCAGCAATTTATAATGAGAATAACGCTAAAGCAAAAAAATACTTAATCGAAATTACCGCATTTGGCGCTGTCTTTTTTGCCGTTTTATTGTCCGTGTTTTTTATATTTTCAAAAGAAATTATTGTTCTGGTTGGTGGTCAAAAATATCAAAACTACGGTTATGTGGTGCGAATCATGTCGGTTTTATACTTTTTTATTTTCTTGAGTTATCCTGTCCGAATTGCAGTAAGAATATTGGTATTGAACAAGATTTTCTTTTTCGGATATGTGCTTTCTTTTGTTTCTTCTTTGCTTTCGTTTCATTTTTTATTAAACAGTTTTGGACTTTACGGAGCCGTTTCAGGGCTTATTCTTAATCAAATCATTATGATTTTGTTTTGGCAAAATCAATTGAAAAAAAATCAATTTCAGTTATGGAAATAA
- a CDS encoding GumC family protein — protein MNENIRLLKPFFRGLPIVILVMIMAVLGAKKYLNYVTPMYESTAMLKLADVEEGVPSANLFKDLDVFASANKIATEIEVLKSANLIQKTLNELPFEKEIYRKGDMLTVELYGNSPILVEGTFQSEKALDKRYSLNVISNKEFQFFYPDSNQSIAGKFGKPLKINGATFLITLNETFIKSKKEVKIIDTYEFEFLSNQKLMEKINKNLDIVPVDKDVPVIRINMKSNVPEKAALFVNKLAEMYIKDYIENKYKAANTTVDFLQKEIKDSNKKLSNSENNIQNYRDEKNIINVTQETETDLRKISQLKIEQTNIKMSLNAIKDLNKYIAAGKTNYLDLAPNFEAFTDLLSTEMVKNIKKLQSDKKDLLITYTPENEKVQIIDAKLKDLIDYQIESIKNTEKNLQIKYNDLSSDITESEKIFIGLPEKEKKLTILNREFNLYETNYNFLNGKRIDAEIARSAKIAFHKIITPAEISKTPVSPIRGIIIVVAALMGLFGSVVLIYIVHFAKAKVNDIYTIEKNSTIPVAIATPFIKSKADVATNFLKEAIQMELKGMIKEQNLLSISSYDSDKDHLFHSRNLALAFKKQGRKIVVLDATGQLENEFEPAEYRNFSNSKYLNYTKAAFQKEIQEIMQQFELCIIHNQAIKEDKLALLFMSLATENLIVLDSRKSAEKTVLKIELLKDEYKLPNVWFVLNKVDYNPSVFAEVKKLWKKYIKK, from the coding sequence ATGAACGAAAATATAAGATTACTCAAACCTTTTTTTAGAGGATTACCAATCGTCATTTTGGTAATGATTATGGCTGTATTGGGAGCCAAAAAGTACCTGAATTATGTCACTCCAATGTACGAAAGCACGGCCATGCTAAAACTTGCCGATGTAGAAGAAGGCGTGCCAAGTGCCAATTTGTTCAAAGATCTTGATGTGTTTGCTTCTGCCAATAAAATTGCTACAGAAATAGAGGTTTTAAAATCGGCAAACCTTATCCAAAAAACATTGAATGAACTTCCTTTTGAAAAAGAAATTTACAGAAAAGGAGATATGCTGACTGTGGAATTGTATGGTAACTCGCCAATCCTAGTAGAAGGCACTTTTCAATCTGAAAAAGCATTAGACAAACGCTACTCATTGAATGTGATTTCCAACAAAGAATTCCAGTTTTTTTATCCTGATTCCAATCAAAGTATAGCCGGAAAATTTGGAAAACCGTTGAAAATTAATGGAGCTACTTTTTTAATCACATTGAATGAAACTTTCATTAAATCCAAAAAAGAAGTAAAAATCATTGACACCTATGAGTTCGAATTTTTGAGCAACCAAAAATTGATGGAAAAAATCAACAAAAATTTAGATATCGTTCCCGTTGATAAAGATGTTCCGGTAATTCGGATTAATATGAAAAGTAATGTTCCCGAGAAAGCAGCTCTTTTTGTAAACAAGCTTGCCGAAATGTACATCAAAGATTATATCGAAAACAAATACAAAGCAGCCAACACCACAGTTGATTTCTTGCAAAAAGAAATAAAAGACTCAAATAAAAAACTTTCCAATTCCGAAAACAATATTCAGAACTACAGAGATGAAAAAAACATTATCAACGTAACTCAGGAAACTGAAACCGACTTGCGTAAAATATCGCAACTTAAAATTGAGCAAACCAATATAAAAATGAGCCTGAATGCGATTAAAGACTTAAATAAATACATCGCTGCGGGGAAAACAAACTATCTGGATTTGGCTCCCAATTTTGAAGCTTTCACTGATTTACTATCTACGGAAATGGTAAAAAACATCAAGAAATTACAATCCGACAAAAAGGATTTATTGATAACCTACACGCCCGAAAATGAGAAAGTACAAATTATAGATGCCAAATTAAAAGACCTCATCGATTATCAAATTGAAAGTATCAAAAACACAGAGAAAAATTTACAAATAAAATACAATGACCTTTCGAGTGACATTACCGAATCAGAAAAAATTTTTATTGGTTTACCCGAAAAAGAAAAAAAATTAACCATCCTAAACAGAGAATTTAATCTTTATGAAACCAATTATAATTTCTTGAACGGAAAAAGAATAGATGCCGAAATTGCCCGATCTGCCAAAATAGCATTTCATAAAATAATCACACCCGCCGAAATTTCAAAAACTCCTGTTTCTCCTATTCGTGGAATCATAATTGTTGTAGCGGCTTTGATGGGATTGTTTGGTTCTGTAGTTCTTATCTATATTGTTCATTTTGCCAAAGCAAAAGTAAATGACATCTATACCATCGAGAAAAACAGCACTATTCCTGTAGCCATAGCCACTCCGTTTATAAAATCAAAAGCAGATGTTGCAACCAATTTCTTGAAAGAAGCCATCCAAATGGAATTGAAAGGAATGATCAAAGAGCAAAACCTATTGTCCATAAGTTCTTACGACAGTGACAAAGACCATCTTTTTCATTCCAGAAATTTAGCCCTTGCTTTCAAAAAACAAGGCCGAAAAATTGTAGTGCTCGATGCAACAGGCCAATTAGAAAACGAGTTTGAACCTGCTGAATATCGCAATTTTTCAAATTCAAAATACTTGAATTATACCAAAGCTGCTTTTCAAAAAGAAATTCAGGAAATAATGCAACAATTTGAATTGTGCATCATTCACAATCAAGCGATAAAAGAAGACAAACTCGCATTGCTTTTTATGAGTTTGGCAACCGAAAACCTAATTGTTTTAGACAGTCGAAAATCGGCAGAGAAAACCGTTTTGAAAATCGAATTATTAAAAGACGAGTATAAATTGCCTAATGTTTGGTTTGTTTTAAATAAAGTAGACTACAATCCAAGTGTATTTGCAGAAGTAAAAAAACTTTGGAAAAAATACATCAAAAAATAA
- a CDS encoding polysaccharide biosynthesis/export family protein: protein MKAIIKILLLSLLFTACKTENLLVSKKPLVDQPAFNYDSTYQYKIRKDDKISISVWGEDNLSVGSVYGIYNSNEVYGKWLMVDANGTIEIPKIGSTTVLNKTVPELREEIRTALKKWLVNPIVDVKILNKEIIVLGEVKNPSTINIDKDNVTLLEMISKSGGFDFYANLKSIKILRQVGNQVKMTNLDLTTDQDVINTNIQLHPGDVIIVPSKKNKEFDKRIATIIPITTAITTAVILIGLL from the coding sequence ATGAAAGCAATTATAAAAATACTTCTTCTATCATTACTTTTTACAGCTTGTAAAACCGAAAACTTATTGGTGAGCAAAAAACCATTAGTAGATCAACCAGCCTTTAACTATGATTCAACCTATCAATATAAAATAAGAAAAGATGATAAAATCTCTATTTCTGTTTGGGGCGAAGACAATCTGAGTGTCGGATCTGTTTATGGAATTTACAACTCAAATGAAGTATATGGCAAATGGCTTATGGTGGATGCAAATGGCACAATTGAAATACCAAAAATAGGGTCAACAACTGTACTCAACAAAACGGTTCCAGAATTGAGAGAAGAGATAAGAACTGCATTAAAAAAATGGTTGGTTAACCCAATTGTAGATGTAAAAATCCTCAACAAAGAAATCATAGTTCTGGGAGAAGTCAAAAATCCAAGTACCATAAACATCGACAAAGATAATGTCACCTTGCTTGAAATGATCAGTAAATCGGGTGGCTTTGATTTTTATGCCAACTTAAAGTCAATAAAAATTCTACGACAAGTTGGCAACCAAGTAAAAATGACCAATTTGGACTTGACCACGGACCAAGATGTAATTAATACCAATATTCAACTTCATCCAGGAGATGTAATAATTGTTCCTTCAAAAAAGAACAAAGAGTTTGACAAACGCATTGCAACAATTATCCCAATTACAACTGCTATTACTACTGCAGTAATATTAATCGGATTACTTTAA
- a CDS encoding response regulator, producing MENSNQFKFFIVDDDIFCANMYEQYLLNLNYTDITYYNNGNDCLNNLNLKPDIIFLDHNMEDITGFEVLKKIKRQNPNIYVVMISGQENIKTAVDALKYGAFDYIIKDNMVSEKMNLIITKIIKVKEELKKSNPTILKRFLSIF from the coding sequence ATGGAAAACTCAAATCAATTTAAATTCTTTATCGTAGACGACGATATCTTTTGTGCCAATATGTACGAACAATACCTATTGAACTTAAACTACACAGACATTACCTATTACAATAATGGAAATGATTGTTTAAACAATCTTAATCTAAAACCAGATATTATTTTCTTAGATCATAATATGGAAGACATTACGGGCTTTGAAGTATTAAAAAAAATAAAAAGACAAAATCCCAATATTTATGTGGTTATGATTTCTGGTCAGGAAAACATTAAAACTGCCGTAGACGCCTTAAAATACGGTGCTTTTGATTACATCATAAAGGACAATATGGTTTCCGAGAAAATGAATTTAATTATTACCAAAATCATAAAAGTAAAAGAAGAACTCAAAAAATCGAATCCTACTATCCTAAAACGATTTTTATCCATTTTCTAA
- a CDS encoding PAS domain S-box protein, whose protein sequence is MDFHKHLQKQIRKHLPLELANDPSLQSFIQSINDSYLSFERDRELMDHSFQESEKEYHEINLNLKKEYALKQESISNLYDSLETLDENYAGINPDDDVDDLLFISKYLNKQIETRKATEESLSRTVELLKTLLVNLQSGILVEDENQNILFSNQLFWDQKKKSISPEETEGIDYSVQFEENKYIYKEPEVFVSRVKELLLHKKTVIGELIETTDNRFLERDFIPIFIDKIHKGHLWKFTDVTDRILNQKLLQQSEERSRVIMNASLNAIITVDDVGKITFWNEQAETIFGWKKEEIVGKIFSDYIVPPYNKENYDNGIKHYLTDGEDYFLNKQVELDAINKEGIIFPTEVSIIPITQNGETFFCSFIQDISKRKEAELQLSQTVELLKTLLANLQSGIMVESEKRVLLFTNQLFCDMRHIPVSPEELIGEDCTKIALKSKSLFKDSEHFVNRINEITNKHEIVIGELMETVEGTFYERDYIPIFIDEEYKGHLWKYTDVTQRIKNQTLLEQSEERSRNIMNASLNAIIMIDTKGRITFWNSQAESIFGWSENEVLGKTLNETIIPKQHNAGHTQGMKHYINTGEGPILNKQIELPALNKKGTEFPVEISIVPMHQNDELYFCSFIQDISERKKAESNLKFQEEKYRNIIANMNLGLIEVDNNEIIQFVNQSFATMSGFEVSELLGKNPKDLFVFGENKEKVTSKIALREQGISDLYQVPIKNKRGELKWWTISGGPNYDDNGNLIGSVGIHLDVTEQKQLEIDLESEKIKAQEASKAKETFLANMSHEIRTPLNAIIGFLRELEKQELTELQKKYIENSAIASKHLLSIINNILDISKIEAGEMTLEKEDFIFENSIKNVIRILKPKAKEKGLKLNFTISDQVNTVLKGDTLRLEQILYNLIGNALKFTSKGKISVDCNVIKDNTTFQELCLSIADTGIGMDQSFIENIFSKFSQEDKTITRKFGGTGLGMAITYELIQLMDAKIDIQSKRNEGTTIRIYANFIKGDPENISNLKQQEKKVELNGLSILLVEDNEMNRMVAQNTLQYYDCTITEAENGMEAISILKNKNFDIILMDLQMPEMDGYETTKIIRNDFKLTTPIIALTANAFKAEIEKCKNAGMNDYVTKPFDETILLNTIAKYTVYKEIENIKVPVTLSNEKLYNLNSLNNLSRGNSEFVLKMVRLFIKQTAEEIENITTALTVDDFQEVSRLIHKIKPSVESLGITSILEEIKLLEKIAKETTDKEQIKALFSIIKPTLLQVISLLQENELSK, encoded by the coding sequence ATGGATTTTCATAAGCATTTACAAAAACAAATTAGAAAACACCTTCCGCTTGAATTGGCAAATGATCCTTCATTACAATCATTCATTCAATCCATAAATGATTCCTATTTGTCATTTGAAAGAGACCGAGAATTGATGGATCATTCCTTTCAGGAAAGTGAGAAAGAATATCATGAAATCAATCTGAATTTAAAAAAAGAATATGCTTTAAAACAAGAATCCATTTCCAATTTATATGACAGTTTAGAGACTTTAGATGAAAATTATGCTGGAATAAATCCAGATGATGATGTAGATGATTTACTATTTATTTCTAAATATTTAAATAAGCAAATTGAAACTAGAAAAGCTACCGAAGAAAGCCTATCCAGAACCGTAGAATTATTAAAAACATTGCTCGTAAATCTCCAATCTGGCATTTTGGTTGAAGATGAGAATCAAAACATTTTGTTTTCAAATCAGCTTTTTTGGGATCAAAAAAAGAAATCAATATCACCAGAAGAAACAGAAGGAATTGATTATTCTGTGCAATTTGAAGAAAATAAATACATCTACAAAGAACCAGAAGTTTTTGTATCTAGGGTCAAAGAACTTTTGCTTCATAAAAAAACTGTCATCGGAGAATTAATAGAAACCACTGACAATAGATTCCTAGAGCGCGATTTTATTCCAATATTCATAGATAAGATACACAAAGGTCATTTGTGGAAATTCACGGATGTTACTGACCGAATACTGAATCAAAAACTGCTGCAACAAAGTGAGGAACGCAGTCGTGTAATCATGAATGCCTCTCTAAATGCTATAATCACAGTAGATGATGTAGGAAAAATTACGTTTTGGAACGAACAGGCTGAAACCATATTTGGATGGAAAAAAGAAGAAATCGTAGGCAAAATATTCTCGGATTACATCGTTCCTCCTTATAACAAAGAAAATTACGATAATGGTATCAAGCACTATCTAACAGATGGTGAAGATTATTTTTTGAACAAACAAGTAGAACTAGATGCCATCAACAAAGAGGGGATTATTTTCCCAACCGAAGTCTCCATTATACCAATAACTCAGAATGGAGAAACTTTTTTCTGTTCTTTTATTCAGGATATTTCCAAAAGAAAAGAAGCCGAACTTCAGCTTTCACAAACAGTAGAACTATTAAAAACGTTACTTGCCAATTTGCAATCCGGAATAATGGTCGAAAGCGAGAAACGTGTCTTGCTGTTTACAAATCAATTGTTTTGTGATATGCGTCATATTCCCGTTTCCCCCGAAGAGTTGATTGGTGAGGATTGTACTAAAATTGCACTGAAATCCAAATCATTATTTAAAGACTCCGAACATTTTGTCAATAGAATAAATGAAATCACAAACAAACATGAGATTGTCATAGGGGAACTGATGGAAACAGTAGAAGGCACTTTTTATGAAAGAGATTACATTCCTATTTTTATTGATGAAGAATATAAGGGTCATCTCTGGAAATATACCGATGTTACACAAAGAATAAAAAACCAAACGCTATTAGAGCAAAGTGAAGAACGTTCCCGAAATATAATGAACGCTTCCTTGAATGCTATTATAATGATAGATACAAAAGGACGAATAACCTTTTGGAACAGTCAGGCAGAGTCCATTTTTGGCTGGTCTGAAAATGAAGTTTTAGGAAAAACACTAAACGAAACCATTATTCCTAAGCAACATAATGCTGGCCATACTCAAGGTATGAAACATTATATAAATACTGGAGAAGGCCCTATACTAAACAAACAAATAGAACTTCCTGCTTTGAATAAAAAGGGTACAGAATTTCCCGTAGAAATTTCAATAGTACCTATGCACCAAAACGATGAGCTATACTTCTGCTCCTTTATTCAAGATATTTCTGAAAGAAAAAAAGCTGAATCTAATTTGAAATTTCAAGAAGAAAAATATCGAAACATAATTGCCAATATGAATTTGGGATTAATAGAAGTAGATAACAATGAGATCATACAATTTGTCAATCAGAGTTTTGCCACCATGTCTGGATTCGAAGTGAGTGAACTATTAGGAAAAAACCCAAAAGATCTTTTTGTTTTTGGAGAAAATAAAGAAAAAGTAACCTCAAAAATCGCATTGCGTGAACAAGGCATATCCGACTTGTATCAAGTTCCCATTAAAAACAAAAGAGGAGAACTCAAATGGTGGACAATAAGTGGTGGGCCCAATTATGATGACAATGGTAACCTAATTGGATCGGTGGGAATTCACTTGGATGTAACCGAACAAAAACAACTGGAAATTGATCTTGAATCCGAAAAAATAAAAGCACAGGAAGCATCCAAAGCCAAGGAAACTTTTCTAGCCAATATGAGTCATGAAATACGAACACCACTTAATGCTATTATTGGTTTTTTAAGGGAATTAGAAAAGCAAGAACTTACAGAACTTCAAAAAAAATATATAGAAAACAGCGCTATTGCCTCCAAGCATTTGCTCTCTATAATAAATAACATATTGGATATTTCTAAAATTGAAGCTGGCGAAATGACTCTTGAAAAAGAAGATTTCATTTTTGAAAACTCCATTAAAAATGTAATTCGCATTCTCAAGCCAAAAGCTAAAGAGAAAGGTCTGAAACTGAATTTTACTATATCCGATCAAGTAAATACGGTATTAAAAGGAGATACTTTGCGATTGGAACAAATACTGTACAACCTCATTGGCAACGCTTTGAAATTTACTTCAAAAGGCAAAATATCAGTTGATTGTAACGTAATTAAAGACAATACTACTTTCCAAGAATTATGTCTGTCAATCGCTGACACAGGAATAGGCATGGACCAAAGTTTTATTGAAAATATTTTTAGTAAATTTTCACAAGAGGACAAAACCATAACCAGAAAATTTGGCGGAACGGGTTTAGGTATGGCCATTACCTATGAACTTATTCAATTGATGGATGCCAAAATAGATATTCAAAGCAAAAGAAATGAAGGAACAACTATTCGCATTTATGCCAATTTTATAAAAGGAGATCCTGAGAATATCTCTAATTTAAAACAACAAGAAAAAAAGGTAGAACTTAACGGACTTTCCATTTTATTGGTTGAAGACAATGAAATGAATAGAATGGTAGCACAAAATACGCTTCAATATTATGACTGCACCATCACTGAGGCCGAAAACGGAATGGAAGCAATTTCAATATTGAAAAACAAAAACTTCGATATTATCCTAATGGATCTTCAAATGCCAGAAATGGATGGATATGAGACCACCAAAATCATTAGAAACGACTTCAAACTCACAACTCCAATTATTGCGCTTACCGCTAATGCTTTTAAAGCCGAAATCGAAAAATGCAAAAATGCCGGAATGAATGATTATGTCACAAAACCTTTTGACGAAACTATTCTATTAAATACCATTGCAAAATATACTGTCTATAAAGAGATAGAAAATATTAAAGTACCCGTAACTTTAAGCAATGAAAAACTATACAATCTTAACTCTTTGAATAATTTAAGCAGAGGAAATTCGGAATTCGTACTTAAAATGGTTCGCCTGTTTATAAAACAAACTGCAGAGGAAATCGAAAATATCACAACAGCATTAACTGTTGATGATTTTCAAGAAGTGAGCAGATTGATTCATAAAATAAAACCAAGCGTAGAAAGTTTGGGAATTACATCCATTCTAGAGGAAATCAAATTACTTGAAAAAATAGCCAAAGAAACTACTGATAAAGAGCAAATAAAGGCGCTTTTTTCAATTATTAAACCAACATTACTACAAGTAATTTCCCTTCTTCAGGAAAATGAGTTAAGCAAATAA
- a CDS encoding FIST signal transduction protein, producing the protein MKVATTLYKENSFIEEKNEEELNFDQVQLVLGFGSRDLISNATSFEKIKEKFPNSELLLCSSSGEIYNTEVIDNTISISAISFSKTTIKTSEVDINDFSTSFEAGMSLINTFPQDDLKLVFVLSDGGKVNGSELVKGMNHVKKESVLITGGLAGDGAKFEKTYVGLNKVPETGKIIAVGFYGAQLEVSHGSLGGWESFGLERTVTKATENLLFEIDGKNALDLYKTYLGKYADELPGSALLFPLSIKLDESENPIVRTILSIDEKNQSMTFAGDIPIGSKVRFMKANFDRLIDAASDAASTCLKMNEANPKLAIMISCVGRKLILGSRTEEEIEAVSEIFGEQTLLTGFYSYGEISPLKPMAKCELHNQTMTITCLNERD; encoded by the coding sequence ATGAAAGTAGCGACAACATTATACAAAGAGAATTCTTTTATTGAAGAAAAAAATGAAGAAGAATTAAATTTTGATCAAGTACAATTGGTTCTTGGATTTGGATCAAGAGATTTGATTTCGAACGCTACTTCTTTCGAGAAAATTAAAGAGAAGTTCCCAAATTCAGAATTACTATTGTGTTCTTCCTCTGGAGAAATTTATAATACAGAAGTTATTGATAATACCATTTCAATCTCAGCAATATCCTTTTCAAAAACTACCATAAAAACATCCGAGGTTGACATTAATGATTTTTCTACCAGTTTTGAGGCGGGTATGTCATTAATCAACACTTTTCCTCAAGACGATTTAAAGCTTGTGTTTGTTCTTTCTGATGGTGGAAAAGTAAATGGTAGCGAACTAGTAAAAGGTATGAATCATGTCAAAAAAGAATCGGTATTAATTACAGGAGGGTTAGCTGGTGATGGTGCCAAATTTGAAAAAACGTATGTAGGATTGAATAAAGTTCCCGAAACAGGGAAGATTATTGCTGTTGGTTTTTATGGCGCCCAACTAGAAGTCTCACATGGATCACTTGGTGGTTGGGAAAGTTTTGGACTCGAAAGAACCGTTACCAAAGCTACTGAGAATCTATTATTTGAGATTGATGGTAAAAACGCACTTGATTTATACAAAACCTACTTGGGCAAATATGCCGATGAACTTCCTGGGTCAGCATTATTGTTCCCCTTATCCATAAAACTAGACGAAAGCGAGAATCCAATAGTACGAACCATTTTGTCCATAGATGAAAAAAATCAATCCATGACTTTTGCGGGTGACATTCCAATAGGAAGTAAAGTTCGTTTTATGAAAGCCAATTTTGACCGATTGATTGATGCTGCAAGCGATGCCGCTTCTACTTGTTTGAAAATGAATGAAGCGAATCCAAAATTGGCCATCATGATTAGCTGTGTGGGAAGAAAACTTATTTTGGGCAGTAGAACCGAAGAAGAAATAGAGGCCGTTTCAGAAATATTTGGAGAGCAAACCCTACTCACCGGTTTTTATTCTTATGGTGAAATTTCTCCTCTCAAACCTATGGCCAAATGCGAATTGCACAATCAAACTATGACCATCACTTGTTTAAACGAAAGAGATTAG
- a CDS encoding sigma-54-dependent transcriptional regulator, whose translation MSLIKIFLIEDDAFFGETLKYHLTLNPDFEVLLYSSGKECLSHLYLKPDIICLDFGLPDIKGDLLLKRIKETNNSIPIIIISGQEDIEVAVEFLKSGAKDYIVKNSHTKDLLWNSIIKIRENLSLVQEVEELREKLEQKFSFEKTIIGQSEAIKSVFNKINKSINTNINVSITGETGTGKEVVAKAIHYNSDLKNKPFIAVNMAAIPKELMESEFFGHEKGAFTGADNRSIGKFEQADGGTIFLDEIAELDLNLQSKLLRVLQEREVVRLGGSAKIKFNARLIIATHKDLAQEVKKGNFREDLYYRIIGLPIELPPLRERGNDTLLLAKHFIDLFVKDNKMKPIILSKEAKDKLLKYPFPGNIRELKSVIDLACVMCESNEILADDFTFNSIHDTNFFLSQEKTLKEYNAEIILHYLKKNNNDVLKTAKKLDIGKSTIYNLIQSLDIKK comes from the coding sequence ATGAGCCTAATAAAAATATTTCTAATTGAAGATGATGCTTTTTTTGGTGAAACCTTAAAATATCATTTAACGTTAAATCCAGATTTTGAAGTCCTTCTTTATTCTTCCGGAAAAGAGTGTTTAAGCCATTTGTATCTTAAACCAGACATCATTTGTTTGGACTTTGGTCTACCTGATATTAAAGGAGATTTGCTTTTAAAAAGAATAAAAGAAACCAATAATTCGATTCCAATAATCATCATCAGTGGGCAGGAGGATATAGAAGTAGCTGTCGAATTCTTAAAATCGGGAGCCAAAGATTATATTGTAAAAAATAGCCACACCAAAGATTTACTTTGGAATTCCATTATTAAAATAAGAGAAAATCTAAGTTTAGTGCAAGAAGTTGAAGAACTACGCGAGAAACTTGAACAGAAGTTTAGTTTTGAAAAAACAATTATTGGTCAAAGTGAAGCAATCAAAAGTGTTTTCAATAAAATAAACAAATCGATCAATACCAATATAAATGTTTCCATAACCGGAGAAACCGGAACTGGTAAAGAGGTTGTAGCCAAAGCAATTCATTATAATTCGGATTTAAAAAACAAACCTTTTATAGCGGTAAATATGGCCGCAATTCCTAAAGAGTTGATGGAAAGTGAGTTTTTTGGGCATGAAAAAGGTGCTTTTACAGGTGCTGATAATAGAAGCATCGGTAAATTTGAACAGGCAGATGGAGGAACTATTTTCTTAGATGAAATAGCCGAATTGGATTTGAATCTTCAAAGTAAATTACTTCGTGTTTTGCAAGAAAGAGAAGTGGTGCGTTTGGGAGGATCTGCAAAAATAAAGTTCAACGCCAGACTGATAATTGCAACTCATAAAGATTTGGCCCAAGAAGTAAAGAAAGGAAACTTTAGAGAAGATTTGTATTATAGAATAATTGGCCTGCCTATTGAGTTACCACCATTAAGAGAACGAGGAAATGACACTTTATTACTGGCAAAGCATTTTATTGATTTATTTGTAAAAGACAATAAAATGAAACCTATTATCTTATCAAAAGAAGCTAAGGATAAATTATTGAAATATCCTTTTCCTGGCAATATTCGAGAATTAAAGTCGGTTATAGATTTGGCTTGTGTCATGTGTGAATCAAATGAAATTCTTGCCGATGATTTTACATTCAACAGCATTCATGATACCAATTTTTTCCTTTCACAAGAAAAAACATTAAAAGAATATAATGCTGAAATTATTTTGCACTACCTTAAAAAGAACAATAATGATGTATTAAAAACAGCCAAGAAACTAGACATTGGCAAATCAACCATTTATAATTTAATTCAATCTTTGGACATTAAAAAATAA